One genomic region from Motacilla alba alba isolate MOTALB_02 chromosome 5, Motacilla_alba_V1.0_pri, whole genome shotgun sequence encodes:
- the PPP6R3 gene encoding serine/threonine-protein phosphatase 6 regulatory subunit 3 isoform X4, whose translation MFWKFDLHSSSHIDTLLEREDVTLKELMDEEDVLQECKAQNRKLIEFLLKSECLEDLVSFIIEEPPQDMDEKIRYKYPNISCELLTSDVSQINDRLGEEESLLLKLYSFLLNESPLNPLLASFFSKVLSILISRKPEQIVDFLKRKHDFVDLIIKHIGTSAIMDLLLRLLTCIEPPQPRQEVLNWLNEERIIQRLVEIVHPSQDEDRHSNASQSLCEIIRLSRDQMLQVQNSSEPDPLLASLEKQEIIEQLLSNIFHKEKNESAIVSAIQILLTLLETRRQTFEGHIEICPPGMSNSTYSVNKSVLEAIKARLSSFHELLLEPPKKSVMKTTWGVLDPPVGNTRLNVIRLISSLLQTNTSSVNQELIELNSIGVILDMFFKYTWNNFLHTQVEICIALILASPLENTENGTITDQDSSGDNLLLKHLFLKCQLIERILEAWEMNEKKQAEGGRRHGYMGHLTRIANCIVHSTDKGPNSTLVQQLIKELPEEVRERWETFCTSSLGETNKRNTVDLVTTCHIHSSSDDEIDFKETGFSQDSSLQQAFSDYQMQQMTSNFIDQFGFNDEKFADQDDIGNVSFDRVSDINFTLNTNESGNIALFEACCKERIQQFDDGGSDEEDIWEEKHIAFAPESQRRSSSGSTDSEESTDSEEEDGTKQDLFESHTNTEDKMEVDLSEPPNWSANFDVPMETAHGASLDSVGSAVWSTEASVPAKETGWASFSDFTSSLSSKDSLRSNSPVEMETNTDAGDPLSANATTVTTQLETPGSVAMEASSDGEDDVENADKVTETVMNGSMKETLSLTVDAKTETAVFKSEEGKLTTSQDPSCKYVVEENTEVAEEVPSGLQPTNSSPEQRTDQHTHLGEASVNGPV comes from the exons atACCCGAACATATCATGTGAGCTGCTTACATCAGATGTCTCACAGATCAATGATAGGTTGGGAGAAGAAGAATCCTTACTCCTGAAACTGTACAGCTTCCTCTTAAATGAATCTCCTCTAAACCCTCTACTGGCCAGTTTCTTCAGCAAGGTGTTAAGTATTCTTATCAGCAGAAAACCAGAACAG attGTAGATTTTTTAAAGAGGAAGCATGATTTTGTAGACCTCATTATTAAGCACATAGGGACCTCTGCTATCATGGACTTGTTGCTCAGGCTACTGACTTGCATAGAACCTCCACAGCCCCGGCAGGAAGTGCTAAAT TGGCTGAATGAGGAGAGAATTATCCAGCGGCTTGTGGAAATCGTACACCCATCTCAAGATGAAGAT aggCATTCAAATGCATCACAGTCACTCTGTGAAATTATTCGTCTAAGCAGAGACCAGATGCTACAAGTACAGAACAGTTCAGAACCAGATCCACTGCTTGCAAGTTTAGAGAA acaaGAAATCATAGAGCAGCTTCTGtctaatatttttcataaagaaaaaaatgaatctgCAATTGTCAGTGCAATCCAAATCCTATTGACCTTACTTGAGACAAGGCGACAGAC ATTTGAAGGTCATATAGAGATCTGTCCTCCAGGCATGAGCAATTCCACATATTCTGTCAACAAAAGTGTTTTAGAAGCCATAAAAGCACGACTTTCATCCTTCCATGAGCTCCTACTTGAGCCTCCAAAA aaaaGTGTCATGAAGACAACCTGGGGTGTACTGGATCCACCTGTAGGAAATACACGTTTAAATGTAATTAGATTAATATCTAGCCTTTTACAGACAAATACAAGCAGTGTGAATCAGGAGCTTATAGAACTTAACAGCATAGGAGTCATACTG gaCATGTTTTTTAAGTATACGTGGAATAACTTTTTGCATACTCAAGTAGAAATCTGTATTGCATTGATTCTTGCAAGTCCTCTTGAAAACACGGAAAATGGCACAATTACAGATCAGGATTCCAGTGGGGACAATCTCTTACTGAAACAT CTCTTCCTTAAGTGCCAATTAATAGAAAGAATACTTGAAGCATGGGAGATGAATGAGAAGAAACA GgctgaaggaggaagaaggcaCGGCTACATGGGTCACCTGACAAGGATAGCAAACTGCATTGTGCACAGTACAGATAAGGGGCCAAACAGCACACTAGTCCAGCAGCTCATCAAAG AGCTTCCAGAGGAGGTGAGAGAGCGATGGGAAACATTCTGCACAAGCTCTTTAGGAGAAACCAACAAGAGGAATACAGTGGATCTG GTTACTACCTGCCACATTCATTCTTCCAGTGATGATGAAATAGACTTTAAAGAAACTGGGTTCTCACAGGATTCTTCTTTGCAGCAG GCCTTTTCTGATTATCAGATGCAACAAATGACGTCCAATTTTATTGACCAGTTTGGCTTCAACGATGAGAAGTTTGCTGATCAAGATGACATTGGCAA tgTTTCTTTTGATCGGGTTTCAGACATCAACTTTACCCTCAATACAAATGAAAGT GGCAATATAGCCTTGTTTGAGGCATGCTGTAAGGAGCGGATACAGCAGTTTGATGATGGTGGCTCTGATGAAGAAGAcatctgggaagaaaaacatattGCATTTGCACCGGAGTCCCAGCGGCGTTCCAG CTCGGGCAGTACAGACAGTGAAGAAAGTACAGATTCTGAAGAAGAGGATGGAACTAAACAAGACTTGTTTGAATCCCACACCAATACAGAGGACAAAATGGAAGTAGACTTAAGTGAAC CACCTAACTGGTCAGCGAACTTTGATGTACCCATGGAGACTGCACACGGTGCCAGTCTGGATTCTGTTGGCTCTGCTGTGTGGAGTACTGAAGCATCTGTGCCAGCTAAAGAAACTGGCTGGGCTTCTTTTTCTGACTTCACATCCTCTTTGAG CTCAAAAGACTCCTTAAGAAGCAATTCTCCTGtggaaatggaaacaaacacagaTGCAGGTGATCCCTTGAGTGCAAATGCAACTACTGTTACAACACAGCTAGAGA CCCCAGGAAGTGTTGCTATGGAGGCAAGCTCAGATGGAGAGGATGATGTGGAAAATGCAGACAAGGTAACCGAGACAGTCATGAATGGCAGCATGAAGGAGACACTGAGCCTAACTGTAGATGCTAAAACTGAAACTGCTGTTTTCAAAAG tgaGGAAGGAAAATTAACTACCTCGCAGGATCCTTCTTGTAAATATGTAGTAGAAGAGAATACAGAGGTTGCAGAAGAGGTCCCTTCAGGTCTTCAGCCTACTAACAGCAGTCCAGAACAGAG GACTGATCAACACACCCATTTAGGAGAGGCATCTGTTAATGGCCCTGTATGA
- the PPP6R3 gene encoding serine/threonine-protein phosphatase 6 regulatory subunit 3 isoform X7 yields the protein MFAVTSMFWKFDLHSSSHIDTLLEREDVTLKELMDEEDVLQECKAQNRKLIEFLLKSECLEDLVSFIIEEPPQDMDEKIRYKYPNISCELLTSDVSQINDRLGEEESLLLKLYSFLLNESPLNPLLASFFSKVLSILISRKPEQIVDFLKRKHDFVDLIIKHIGTSAIMDLLLRLLTCIEPPQPRQEVLNWLNEERIIQRLVEIVHPSQDEDRHSNASQSLCEIIRLSRDQMLQVQNSSEPDPLLASLEKQEIIEQLLSNIFHKEKNESAIVSAIQILLTLLETRRQTFEGHIEICPPGMSNSTYSVNKSVLEAIKARLSSFHELLLEPPKKSVMKTTWGVLDPPVGNTRLNVIRLISSLLQTNTSSVNQELIELNSIGVILDMFFKYTWNNFLHTQVEICIALILASPLENTENGTITDQDSSGDNLLLKHLFLKCQLIERILEAWEMNEKKQAEGGRRHGYMGHLTRIANCIVHSTDKGPNSTLVQQLIKELPEEVRERWETFCTSSLGETNKRNTVDLVTTCHIHSSSDDEIDFKETGFSQDSSLQQAFSDYQMQQMTSNFIDQFGFNDEKFADQDDIGNVSFDRVSDINFTLNTNESGNIALFEACCKERIQQFDDGGSDEEDIWEEKHIAFAPESQRRSSSGSTDSEESTDSEEEDGTKQDLFESHTNTEDKMEVDLSEPPNWSANFDVPMETAHGASLDSVGSAVWSTEASVPAKETGWASFSDFTSSLSSKDSLRSNSPVEMETNTDAGDPLSANATTVTTQLETPGSVAMEASSDGEDDVENADKVTETVMNGSMKETLSLTVDAKTETAVFKRLCRIEGEKRRIH from the exons atACCCGAACATATCATGTGAGCTGCTTACATCAGATGTCTCACAGATCAATGATAGGTTGGGAGAAGAAGAATCCTTACTCCTGAAACTGTACAGCTTCCTCTTAAATGAATCTCCTCTAAACCCTCTACTGGCCAGTTTCTTCAGCAAGGTGTTAAGTATTCTTATCAGCAGAAAACCAGAACAG attGTAGATTTTTTAAAGAGGAAGCATGATTTTGTAGACCTCATTATTAAGCACATAGGGACCTCTGCTATCATGGACTTGTTGCTCAGGCTACTGACTTGCATAGAACCTCCACAGCCCCGGCAGGAAGTGCTAAAT TGGCTGAATGAGGAGAGAATTATCCAGCGGCTTGTGGAAATCGTACACCCATCTCAAGATGAAGAT aggCATTCAAATGCATCACAGTCACTCTGTGAAATTATTCGTCTAAGCAGAGACCAGATGCTACAAGTACAGAACAGTTCAGAACCAGATCCACTGCTTGCAAGTTTAGAGAA acaaGAAATCATAGAGCAGCTTCTGtctaatatttttcataaagaaaaaaatgaatctgCAATTGTCAGTGCAATCCAAATCCTATTGACCTTACTTGAGACAAGGCGACAGAC ATTTGAAGGTCATATAGAGATCTGTCCTCCAGGCATGAGCAATTCCACATATTCTGTCAACAAAAGTGTTTTAGAAGCCATAAAAGCACGACTTTCATCCTTCCATGAGCTCCTACTTGAGCCTCCAAAA aaaaGTGTCATGAAGACAACCTGGGGTGTACTGGATCCACCTGTAGGAAATACACGTTTAAATGTAATTAGATTAATATCTAGCCTTTTACAGACAAATACAAGCAGTGTGAATCAGGAGCTTATAGAACTTAACAGCATAGGAGTCATACTG gaCATGTTTTTTAAGTATACGTGGAATAACTTTTTGCATACTCAAGTAGAAATCTGTATTGCATTGATTCTTGCAAGTCCTCTTGAAAACACGGAAAATGGCACAATTACAGATCAGGATTCCAGTGGGGACAATCTCTTACTGAAACAT CTCTTCCTTAAGTGCCAATTAATAGAAAGAATACTTGAAGCATGGGAGATGAATGAGAAGAAACA GgctgaaggaggaagaaggcaCGGCTACATGGGTCACCTGACAAGGATAGCAAACTGCATTGTGCACAGTACAGATAAGGGGCCAAACAGCACACTAGTCCAGCAGCTCATCAAAG AGCTTCCAGAGGAGGTGAGAGAGCGATGGGAAACATTCTGCACAAGCTCTTTAGGAGAAACCAACAAGAGGAATACAGTGGATCTG GTTACTACCTGCCACATTCATTCTTCCAGTGATGATGAAATAGACTTTAAAGAAACTGGGTTCTCACAGGATTCTTCTTTGCAGCAG GCCTTTTCTGATTATCAGATGCAACAAATGACGTCCAATTTTATTGACCAGTTTGGCTTCAACGATGAGAAGTTTGCTGATCAAGATGACATTGGCAA tgTTTCTTTTGATCGGGTTTCAGACATCAACTTTACCCTCAATACAAATGAAAGT GGCAATATAGCCTTGTTTGAGGCATGCTGTAAGGAGCGGATACAGCAGTTTGATGATGGTGGCTCTGATGAAGAAGAcatctgggaagaaaaacatattGCATTTGCACCGGAGTCCCAGCGGCGTTCCAG CTCGGGCAGTACAGACAGTGAAGAAAGTACAGATTCTGAAGAAGAGGATGGAACTAAACAAGACTTGTTTGAATCCCACACCAATACAGAGGACAAAATGGAAGTAGACTTAAGTGAAC CACCTAACTGGTCAGCGAACTTTGATGTACCCATGGAGACTGCACACGGTGCCAGTCTGGATTCTGTTGGCTCTGCTGTGTGGAGTACTGAAGCATCTGTGCCAGCTAAAGAAACTGGCTGGGCTTCTTTTTCTGACTTCACATCCTCTTTGAG CTCAAAAGACTCCTTAAGAAGCAATTCTCCTGtggaaatggaaacaaacacagaTGCAGGTGATCCCTTGAGTGCAAATGCAACTACTGTTACAACACAGCTAGAGA CCCCAGGAAGTGTTGCTATGGAGGCAAGCTCAGATGGAGAGGATGATGTGGAAAATGCAGACAAGGTAACCGAGACAGTCATGAATGGCAGCATGAAGGAGACACTGAGCCTAACTGTAGATGCTAAAACTGAAACTGCTGTTTTCAAAAG GCTCTGCAGGAtagaaggagaaaagagaaggattCATTGA
- the PPP6R3 gene encoding serine/threonine-protein phosphatase 6 regulatory subunit 3 isoform X2, with translation MFAVTSMFWKFDLHSSSHIDTLLEREDVTLKELMDEEDVLQECKAQNRKLIEFLLKSECLEDLVSFIIEEPPQDMDEKIRYKYPNISCELLTSDVSQINDRLGEEESLLLKLYSFLLNESPLNPLLASFFSKVLSILISRKPEQIVDFLKRKHDFVDLIIKHIGTSAIMDLLLRLLTCIEPPQPRQEVLNWLNEERIIQRLVEIVHPSQDEDRHSNASQSLCEIIRLSRDQMLQVQNSSEPDPLLASLEKQEIIEQLLSNIFHKEKNESAIVSAIQILLTLLETRRQTFEGHIEICPPGMSNSTYSVNKSVLEAIKARLSSFHELLLEPPKKSVMKTTWGVLDPPVGNTRLNVIRLISSLLQTNTSSVNQELIELNSIGVILDMFFKYTWNNFLHTQVEICIALILASPLENTENGTITDQDSSGDNLLLKHLFLKCQLIERILEAWEMNEKKQAEGGRRHGYMGHLTRIANCIVHSTDKGPNSTLVQQLIKELPEEVRERWETFCTSSLGETNKRNTVDLVTTCHIHSSSDDEIDFKETGFSQDSSLQQAFSDYQMQQMTSNFIDQFGFNDEKFADQDDIGNVSFDRVSDINFTLNTNESGNIALFEACCKERIQQFDDGGSDEEDIWEEKHIAFAPESQRRSSSGSTDSEESTDSEEEDGTKQDLFESHTNTEDKMEVDLSEPPNWSANFDVPMETAHGASLDSVGSAVWSTEASVPAKETGWASFSDFTSSLSSKDSLRSNSPVEMETNTDAGDPLSANATTVTTQLETPGSVAMEASSDGEDDVENADKVTETVMNGSMKETLSLTVDAKTETAVFKSEEGKLTTSQDPSCKYVVEENTEVAEEVPSGLQPTNSSPEQRTDQHTHLGEASVNGPV, from the exons atACCCGAACATATCATGTGAGCTGCTTACATCAGATGTCTCACAGATCAATGATAGGTTGGGAGAAGAAGAATCCTTACTCCTGAAACTGTACAGCTTCCTCTTAAATGAATCTCCTCTAAACCCTCTACTGGCCAGTTTCTTCAGCAAGGTGTTAAGTATTCTTATCAGCAGAAAACCAGAACAG attGTAGATTTTTTAAAGAGGAAGCATGATTTTGTAGACCTCATTATTAAGCACATAGGGACCTCTGCTATCATGGACTTGTTGCTCAGGCTACTGACTTGCATAGAACCTCCACAGCCCCGGCAGGAAGTGCTAAAT TGGCTGAATGAGGAGAGAATTATCCAGCGGCTTGTGGAAATCGTACACCCATCTCAAGATGAAGAT aggCATTCAAATGCATCACAGTCACTCTGTGAAATTATTCGTCTAAGCAGAGACCAGATGCTACAAGTACAGAACAGTTCAGAACCAGATCCACTGCTTGCAAGTTTAGAGAA acaaGAAATCATAGAGCAGCTTCTGtctaatatttttcataaagaaaaaaatgaatctgCAATTGTCAGTGCAATCCAAATCCTATTGACCTTACTTGAGACAAGGCGACAGAC ATTTGAAGGTCATATAGAGATCTGTCCTCCAGGCATGAGCAATTCCACATATTCTGTCAACAAAAGTGTTTTAGAAGCCATAAAAGCACGACTTTCATCCTTCCATGAGCTCCTACTTGAGCCTCCAAAA aaaaGTGTCATGAAGACAACCTGGGGTGTACTGGATCCACCTGTAGGAAATACACGTTTAAATGTAATTAGATTAATATCTAGCCTTTTACAGACAAATACAAGCAGTGTGAATCAGGAGCTTATAGAACTTAACAGCATAGGAGTCATACTG gaCATGTTTTTTAAGTATACGTGGAATAACTTTTTGCATACTCAAGTAGAAATCTGTATTGCATTGATTCTTGCAAGTCCTCTTGAAAACACGGAAAATGGCACAATTACAGATCAGGATTCCAGTGGGGACAATCTCTTACTGAAACAT CTCTTCCTTAAGTGCCAATTAATAGAAAGAATACTTGAAGCATGGGAGATGAATGAGAAGAAACA GgctgaaggaggaagaaggcaCGGCTACATGGGTCACCTGACAAGGATAGCAAACTGCATTGTGCACAGTACAGATAAGGGGCCAAACAGCACACTAGTCCAGCAGCTCATCAAAG AGCTTCCAGAGGAGGTGAGAGAGCGATGGGAAACATTCTGCACAAGCTCTTTAGGAGAAACCAACAAGAGGAATACAGTGGATCTG GTTACTACCTGCCACATTCATTCTTCCAGTGATGATGAAATAGACTTTAAAGAAACTGGGTTCTCACAGGATTCTTCTTTGCAGCAG GCCTTTTCTGATTATCAGATGCAACAAATGACGTCCAATTTTATTGACCAGTTTGGCTTCAACGATGAGAAGTTTGCTGATCAAGATGACATTGGCAA tgTTTCTTTTGATCGGGTTTCAGACATCAACTTTACCCTCAATACAAATGAAAGT GGCAATATAGCCTTGTTTGAGGCATGCTGTAAGGAGCGGATACAGCAGTTTGATGATGGTGGCTCTGATGAAGAAGAcatctgggaagaaaaacatattGCATTTGCACCGGAGTCCCAGCGGCGTTCCAG CTCGGGCAGTACAGACAGTGAAGAAAGTACAGATTCTGAAGAAGAGGATGGAACTAAACAAGACTTGTTTGAATCCCACACCAATACAGAGGACAAAATGGAAGTAGACTTAAGTGAAC CACCTAACTGGTCAGCGAACTTTGATGTACCCATGGAGACTGCACACGGTGCCAGTCTGGATTCTGTTGGCTCTGCTGTGTGGAGTACTGAAGCATCTGTGCCAGCTAAAGAAACTGGCTGGGCTTCTTTTTCTGACTTCACATCCTCTTTGAG CTCAAAAGACTCCTTAAGAAGCAATTCTCCTGtggaaatggaaacaaacacagaTGCAGGTGATCCCTTGAGTGCAAATGCAACTACTGTTACAACACAGCTAGAGA CCCCAGGAAGTGTTGCTATGGAGGCAAGCTCAGATGGAGAGGATGATGTGGAAAATGCAGACAAGGTAACCGAGACAGTCATGAATGGCAGCATGAAGGAGACACTGAGCCTAACTGTAGATGCTAAAACTGAAACTGCTGTTTTCAAAAG tgaGGAAGGAAAATTAACTACCTCGCAGGATCCTTCTTGTAAATATGTAGTAGAAGAGAATACAGAGGTTGCAGAAGAGGTCCCTTCAGGTCTTCAGCCTACTAACAGCAGTCCAGAACAGAG GACTGATCAACACACCCATTTAGGAGAGGCATCTGTTAATGGCCCTGTATGA